GGGCGGTCGTATCGGATATGAGCCGCCAGCCTAGAGGTGCGCGCGGACTTCCTTGAACAGCCAATCCTTGTCGGATTGCGACGCGAAGCTGTGGCTGGCGCTGTCGAGCTCGACAAGGCTTGCCTTGGCGCGGGCTGCGGCGAAGGCAGGGCCGGCATATGCGTCGGCGAAGGCGATCGCGGTGTTGTCGCGCTTGGCGAGCAGGATGGTGACCGGGACTTGCGTCTGCACGAGCGCATTGGCCAGACGGGCAGGCAAGCCGTCCTCCAGTTGAGGCTGGCTGCGAGAAGCCTTGAGCAACCCGCTGATCAACTTCGGGATATTCACGCCACCACGCAGCAGCCGCAGCCACTCTCGAGGATCGCGTAGCCGCTCGGCATAGCGCGCGCGGATTGCGGCGGCGGGAGGGAGGTCGTCGGTGGCCTCGATCACCCAGGGGTTGGCGAGGACGAGTGCATCGATGCCGGCTTGCGCATGGAAGAAGGCGAGCGCGGTTGCGGCGTCGCAATTGCCATAGGCCACGATGCGGGTAACGCCGGTCTCCGTACGAAAGGTTGCGGCGGCGGCGGCGATATCCTCGGCAGTGCTTTCGAAGCCGTGATTCTCGCCGGTCGAATCACCGATGCCGCGGCGATCGAAGCGGAATGCCGGGTGGCCGGCCTCGGCTACGCGCTGGGCGAGCAGCGCCATGCCGCGGTGCG
This genomic stretch from Sphingomonas sp. LM7 harbors:
- a CDS encoding hydrolase 1, exosortase A system-associated, with amino-acid sequence MRRLIEFPCAGETLLGTLDEAPGTTGLLIVSGGNEIRIGAHRGMALLAQRVAEAGHPAFRFDRRGIGDSTGENHGFESTAEDIAAAAATFRTETGVTRIVAYGNCDAATALAFFHAQAGIDALVLANPWVIEATDDLPPAAAIRARYAERLRDPREWLRLLRGGVNIPKLISGLLKASRSQPQLEDGLPARLANALVQTQVPVTILLAKRDNTAIAFADAYAGPAFAAARAKASLVELDSASHSFASQSDKDWLFKEVRAHL